The Minwuia thermotolerans sequence CCCCCCTGGGCAAGGGGGGGGGGGGGAGGGCAGGGTGGGGGACCGGCGCGCTGGCGTCCCGCGTGTAGACGTCTTTCAGCCTAGGCCGGGCACTTGACGAAGACGACGCCATCGGCGCCGAGGTCGAGCCCGCCGAAGCGGCTGTTGTCGCGCTCGGTCGGGATCACGGCGAGTTCGCCCTCGCCGCGGCTCTCGATCTCGAAGCGGCCGCCGCCCTGGTCGAAGACGAAGGATGCGTCGTCGTAAAGCGCCACATCGCCGGTGCGCGCGCGCCCGTCGACGCTGGTTTCCACGGCCAGGCCGCCGCCGGGATAGCGGGTGACGTCGAAGTCGGGGCGGGAGCAGTCGCTGCCCTTCGCGGTCCACGGGCCGGTCACGAACGCGCGGTCCAGCAGGCCGGCGTCCCGGTTGCCGTCATCGTCCCGCGGCGGCGCGATCTCGTCGATTGCGGTGACCTCCAGGGTCCCGACGCCCTGCTGGCAGAAGGACATGCCGGCGCGGCGGCCCTTCACCTCGACATATTCGCCGGCGGTGAAGTTCGCGTCTGCGCCGGTCAGCGACCAGACATCGCCATCGGGAGTCCGCAGCACCGGACACTCGACGCCGTCGCGCACCCGGCCTCTCAGAGTCATGCGGTCGCGCTCGTTCTCGTCCTCGGCGCGGACCACGCGGAAGTCGCCGGACTTCAAGGTCACGCCGCGGTCGGTATCGACGACGAAGGTCAGCACGTCGCCCGGATCGGCCCAGTCAGGCACCGCGACGGAGGTGCGCAGCCGGCCGGTGGACGAGGTCCGGGCCTGGTCGAGGGCCTCCCATTCCGAGGACGCAGGACCGACGCCGACGGTCACCCAGTCATCGGGGCGGAGATTGTGAGCGCGCACGGCCACATCGGCGCCCGCGGGACCCCTGTGCGGTTCGATGGAAAAGCCGGCGGAGCGGTCGCCGGTCGGGACTTCGAGCACCTCCCCGGCCGCGAGGGCGAGGGGGTTGATGTCTTCATTGGCGTTCAGCAGTTCCATCAGCGAGATTCCGAGCCGCCGGGCGATGCCATAGGCGGTGTCGCCGCTCTCGACGCGGTAGGAGCCCCGCGCATCGGGGGCCGGAGCGGGATTGAGATTGTCGCCGTCCGGGGCCTGGCGGCCGTCGTCGCCACCGTCTTCATCGCGGCCGGCCTGGCTGTGGACATGGCCCTCGGCCTTGAGGCGGACCGACTGCCCGATG is a genomic window containing:
- a CDS encoding LysM peptidoglycan-binding domain-containing protein — its product is MTHRPFLFLASLGAGAMLAGAATAHSGQCGGSYEIQSGDTLYEVTQKCRIGLSRVMELNPAIDPRALSIGQSVRLKAEGHVHSQAGRDEDGGDDGRQAPDGDNLNPAPAPDARGSYRVESGDTAYGIARRLGISLMELLNANEDINPLALAAGEVLEVPTGDRSAGFSIEPHRGPAGADVAVRAHNLRPDDWVTVGVGPASSEWEALDQARTSSTGRLRTSVAVPDWADPGDVLTFVVDTDRGVTLKSGDFRVVRAEDENERDRMTLRGRVRDGVECPVLRTPDGDVWSLTGADANFTAGEYVEVKGRRAGMSFCQQGVGTLEVTAIDEIAPPRDDDGNRDAGLLDRAFVTGPWTAKGSDCSRPDFDVTRYPGGGLAVETSVDGRARTGDVALYDDASFVFDQGGGRFEIESRGEGELAVIPTERDNSRFGGLDLGADGVVFVKCPA